Sequence from the Maniola jurtina chromosome 18, ilManJurt1.1, whole genome shotgun sequence genome:
CTGAAGTTCAATGATGTAGTCTATGCTTGGTACATAAAATAGTATTATACCATCCGCAGTTCCTGAATCACTATAGCTTAGGAATACTGTGCCCTGCCTCATCAGGGCTGAGGAGTTGGACTTGGAGTCCAAGCATGAAGTCGTTGCACCAAGCAACGACTTCAtgcctacaatattaattcactatGAGGACCTCCTGAATCTTGATAACTTAGGCGGGCAGTAACCTTGCAGCAGCAGAATTAAGAAGTTGGATCCAGAATTTTTTATGGCACCACCATGGAAACTTCTACTGTTGATTAAAAACAGTAAGTCGGTCCAGAAAACCTCGAAAATATCggtgtacatacataaaaaattcgGGCCGAATTGAGTACCACcacctttttggaagtcggttaaaagtgAATAATGgtaacaatttgaataaatgcttttagttttagtttcagTCTAAACAACTTGGTCccctatcaataataataacaatttatgcTTACTTTTTAATACATACTTAatgcgagtattaaaaatattgacCTCCATTGCACTTAGGAATGCTCTATAGCTCGCGGGCACGAGTATGTCACAGTGTGCattttttgcaataatttaCGTATAAAAACAGACGTAGGACATACATTACTATAGTCAAACTTCGACAATCATAACAGCAACAATGGCAGCTAAGGTACTAGCattagaaattattttattatacttaaatactgagaaaaaaactgataaaagATTAATAGAAAGTAGATAAAAGAATgctaactatttttattttattttccagttCTTGGTTCTGTGCGGATTAGTGGCGGTCGCTTCCGCCGGCCTGGTGCCCGTGGGCCAGGTGGCGTACGCGCAGCCCGAAGCGCCCGCCAACTACGAGTTCCAGTACTCCGTGCAGGACGGACACACCGGAGACGTGAAGCAGCAGCAGGAAGCGCGCGCCGGAGACGCCGTGCACGGCTCATACTCTCTGGTGCAGCCCGATGGCGTGCAGCGCATCGTGGACTACACCGCCGACGCGGTGCACGGCTTCAACGCCAACGTGCGCTACGAAGGACACCCCGTCGCCGCCCCCGCTCCCGCTAGGCTCGCCtacgccgcgcccgccgccagAGTGGCCTACTCCTCGCCCGTGTCCTACGCCGCGCCTGTCGCCAGAGTGGCCTACTCCTCTCCCGTGTCCTACGCCGCACCCGTCGCGAGAGTGGCCTACGCCGCTCCCGTCGCAAGAGTGGCCTACTCCTCGGCTCCAGCTCTCGGCCACGTCTCATACTCCTCACCTGTCATCTCCTACAGCCACTAGACTGCCAACCGGACTGTTAATTATTAGATAACTAATTTATTGATGTgatataaatagataaaaataaaatatttgtttatgcCAAGACTGTTCTTTTCGTTATCTATTACTAGTTATTATGGGACATTGGCAAACTAAAACcgaaaataagtaaaaagtttAGAATTTTGACaaagctttaaattttatttactttttcttAGTAaacgtcatttttaacccccgacccaaaaagaagggtaagtttgacgtgtgtatctgtgtatctgtgtatctgtctgtggcatcgtagcgcctaaacgaatgaaccgattttaatttagttttttttgtttgaaaggtggcttgatcgagagtgttcttagctataatctaaaaaaattggttcagccgtttaagagttatcagctcttttctagttttcttgtgataaagaaggttagataaccgttaggttcataatattatgtcaatagacaaatgtcaagctgtcaagatggacgttgacggaatacataattatttatttgaaaatgacattaaatttttaatttacacttgttatcaatgATTTTTATGGTAAAAATTGAGTTATTTAGCACGGGTTTTAACGAGCTATTTAGCATTTCGTGAGAGTACCAGggttaagtttacataatttcGTACATTTCTTATgccatgataataattttattattttggcgACTAGACAGTTCTGTTTAAATAACTACCTGCCATGATTTATAGAGAGagtatttttagagttctgtatcaaaatattaaaaaagaaaccttTTCCTTGTCCGCTCTGCATACACTACTTATCAGTTGCTCCAACAAGGATCTATTATTACTATCGATTTGGGAATATGTAATTTCAAATAGTGCTTGTCCTTATCCATTGTAAATGAAAGAATAAAAAAAGCTCATTGCAAAAGGATTGTGGAGAAGAAAAGGGGCCAAATTTTGCAATGAAGACACTggaataaatatgtatatgaacgagatttatttatatctacattctgaactagacatttatttatttttaagagcGTTGGTTTTTACTTATATAGTTAAAAGTGTCATAAAAATATCCTTATCTCTAACGTTCGCAAAGCAGaaaatctatacttctatactagtctatttttaccattacttagagggattcttccgaatccgtataggctatattttatcccagaaaatagataggatttttcatggtagtgaaaattgtggagtaaggcgtcgaaaaaactgccgtacgttaacgattctcgcgaacgctgcctaaatggttagagatgtatggttgacttctatagaaaagttgtagaactcaataatgcctacaaaaaagtccgcgatagtataaaccaaacatttatattttagccattataaccacttttccatagaataaaagtaattaaaattattagcctatgtttattgatcatattatcgtgAAATACTAAttccttatccaaataaactatttattgagcaagattgtttcaatagctataaattacttttattttattccaatcggacaatccattcaaaagatattacgaatttaaaattgtaattggtatTAAAATGAATGATGGTGTCGCACGACTCGCACGGCGAAACCGCAGAGTGCACATCTATGAAGCAGGTTATTTGTAAAATCGGTACGGTACATAAGCCGTGGATTTTAACTATGTTATTTTacgataaattataactttgacttgcacccgtgcgaagccggggcgggccgcTAGTCTGAAATAATTAGAGTTGTTAGAAAGTTGTTAAAGATTacagaaaataccaataaataaaacagtCTCTAACCAGCACTGTTTTTTAGAAatcatcaatattttttataaacagACTTAGTTTGGGGTTCTATATGAAAGAGTTTTCTTTTTCTGTTTTATGCTGAACCTACAGTTTTATTcaactaaataaatattaatattatgtttcgtTCTAAACTTTGGAACCAAGAGTgagcgaatctgactcgcacagTTTCCGTATGAAACTATTAGTAAAAATTTACCTATCTATAACGAATCCGTCAATCTGTTACACCTACTTATTTCAATAATTACCTGAGTATGTTACCTACTAATGCTATCGACTTGTTTCGTAAAGTTTTAAATAACGCTTGCTCAATctttattgcaaattaaataattcaataaatattACTAAGTAGGTTTTACAATTGTAATTTTTGcgaggaaaaaaaaatatttatattgtataaccagtcatttgtgttttgtggtgcaataaagtatatacataaaGTACATAGCAATAAAAGTTTAGTGtaaacactaataaataataataattggtccAGTACATacaaagtatttaaaaatcgaaagggtaggtaggtataggtaaacaTATTAAACTAAAAATCCGCAAGAAAATATTCCTGACAAAGGGCCTAAAAAAATCATGCCTACATAAACGTCtactaaaaatattagttaatcaatcaaataataaaattctaaaaactCATCATAATCAGTACAGTAAAATGTTAaggaaatgcataaaaatatcaaataaaataaataatattaaaaaaatggaaaattcgaaaaataaaacaaaaatgatgTGGAATATAATTACGGAcataacacaaaaaaataccggaacaaatacaaaaaatataactttacaaACGAAAACCGGTTCCCCTACCAAATCACCCGAAAAAATTGCCAATATATTTAACGACTACTTTGTAAGTGTCGGGAAATGTCCACTAGACAACCCGTTCAATCCAAGCAGTCGCATTATGCAAAAACAGGTTCTCAACTCAATATACCTATCGCCCGTCACAGAGAAGGAAATATATGACATTATTCGTAATCTTGAAAACAAACGCAGCTATGGTGTAGACGAAATACCTATGACTTTAGTTAAAACATGCATCAATCAATTAACATCTCCCTTGACATTTTTAATCAACCAATCATTTGACGAAGGTTTCTgtccgaataaattaaaaattgcaaaaattcgaccaatatataaaaaaagcgGATCACAACTTGACACTTGTAATTATAGACCAATAGCATTACTGCCAACGTTCTCGAAAATATTCGAAAAAGCCATATGTAACCGCGTTTACCTTTTCTTAGAAAAATTCAATTTACTTGACGAAAACCAATATGGTTTCCGGAAAACACGATCCACAACTCTCGCTGTCTTTAACTACATCCAACATATATTAGAATGCatgcaaaaaaagaaatatgCCGTGGGACTACTATTAGATATGACGAAAGCCTATGACAAAGTATCTCATAAAATACTATTAGAAAAATTATACAGCTCGGGTATTCGGGGAAACGCACACAAATGGTTTAAAACATATTTACACGATCGGACACAGTACGTAGAAATACAACACTACGACGAAACGACACATGAAATAAACGCAGTACAATCTAACACGTGCATTAGTAACTGGCCAATACCACAGGGTAGCGTCCTTGGCTGTACCCTCTTCCTGCTATACATAAATGAGCTACCCAAGGCACTAAGTCCCGACTGTAAGGTAATAATGTTTGCGGATGACGTTTCATTACTCATGGAATGTTCCGATGTTGACGAATGCAAACtccaaataacaaaaaacttacaaaatacGCGAAGCTGGTTGAGGGAACATAATTTGGAAatgaacacaaaaaaaacaaaaataattcaattcagACCATATCAGAAAGTACCCCTCGAACTAGAAAACTTatcaaaagaaataaatatagaaCAAGTTAGTGAATTTAAACTCCTAGGATTaactatagatacctacttaaattggAAACAACATGTGCAAAGTGTTAAGACTAAGCTCTCACGGTTTGTATACGCATTAGGGATCCTCAAAGCGAATACCAACTATGCAACAGCACTGTCAGCTTACTATGCATATGCCTACTCATGGCTTCGGTATGGAGTAGTTTTATGGGGACAAAGTCCTGACGTGGGCGACCTATTTATAtcgcaaaaaaaatgtatgcgaGTGCTagtcaatattaagcaacgcgATAGCTGTAGGCCACACTTCATAgataaaaaaattcttacacTACCTTGCATCTACATAATGGAGACAGCGTTATTTGTTCGGAAAAACATGCatctatataaaaaaacagaaataaatacaaatcaaaaagatactcggaaaataaataaactagtaATACCATATTATAACCTTAAAACTATAGCCCGAACCAGCCCTTACTATAATtctgtaataatatataataaactgCCAAGAATTATAACAGATGAAACTAAGGATACAATATTTAGAAGAAGGCTAAAGAAATGGCtagtacaaaaatgtttctacagcgtgaaagaatttttgaacgaatagacctcaataacacgatatagttataaaaaaaaaatatatatatattgatacatttttaaagattgactaataatataattaataggacataattagttaggaattgccataacatttttttaattttaattttaattttttatttttttttaattttaattttttaatttttatatacgtgacattttatttatatgtaatcactttgcagcgccctgacggggcttcatgttgtaatattataattattttctattatgatgtaaaacatgaatgcaaataaataaagaaagaataaagaatatagacaacaacaaaataaatcctagttaaataatttatttgtaactattCATAACACGTCTAGGTGTAATATAAGCATAACAACGAATTTTATATACATCTACACTTAACTAAAtggttatttaattaaacttaattaaatggTTATTTAGTGATGGTAGGAGATGGCGGGGGAAGAGAATGAGACTTGGTTGATGGGAGCAGCGTAAGAGACAGGAGAGGAGTAGGCCAGTCTCGCGACAGGCGTAGCATAGGACACGGGCGAGGAGTAGGCGACCTTAGCTACGGGAGAGGCGTAGGACACTGGAGAGGAGTAGGCCACTCTAGCGATAGGCGCGGCGTAGGACACGGGCGAGGAGTAGGCGACCTTAGCTACGGGAGCGGAATATGCCAGTTTGGCTACGGGAGCGGCGTAGGCGAGCTTAGCAGGAGCGGGGGCGGCGACGGGGTGTCCTTCGTAGCGCACGTTGGCGTTGAAGCCGTGTTCCTTGTCCGAGGTGTATTCCACGATACGGTGAACACCGTCGGGTTGAACTAAGGAGTAGGATCCGTGGACTTCGTCGCCGGCACGTGCTTCCTGCTGCTGTTTGATGTCACCAGTTTGTTCATCGTGTACAGAGTATTGGAACTCGTAATGTGCGGGCGCTTCTGGTTCCGCGTAGGCTACTTTGGCGATAGGGACTAGAGGCACGGCTGAGGCGGCGACAGCCAGGGCAAGGATGACGATGAACtggaaaaaaaatatacttacaataaTAAGGCATTGTgtcgtaggtatatttattatattatatttgcaaTAATTTCCATTAATTTTCACAATGGTTGACCTTTTCAAATAGgacacaggtttttttttaataaaagcacACAAATTCTCACCTTGGATACCATTGTTACTGTTATGGTTGTCGAATTGAGACTATGCCATCTTATGTGGTACCCATGTTATTTATACATGAATAACCGCAAGCTTTTTGGGCATGGTGACATTATCTGTCCGCGGCCGCCGGGTTCAGAGCATGAGCTAATTAAAGCTGCAGGTTAAGCGAGGTGAAGGCCACAGCATGGTAAGATGCAAGACGTCATAAGTGACTTAAACTACCATTATTACTTGataaatacctaattacttaggtatctaCTCAAAGTAACCTCGTAAGTCATATCCTATGAACTAAAACTTCTACTTGATTAATTATAAAAGCTTTCTTGAAGCGTAAACCCTTTGCCTGCGATATCGATAAGTGAAAAGGTCAGACGAGTAGCTTAcctgtagtaggtatataggtacacTTAGTATAAAAATGCACTGGTTTGCGAACCATTGCAACACGAGACATTTATTGTTGcgatgtattttattattattggtgtaTGTGATAAgtacaagtatttttatttcgGTTGCAGTGCTGACATCCATACTTCCAAAGCTATTGAACTGATCTTGACATAAATTTTGGCACTAgagatagtaggtaggtaggtacatgtactTACCTTGAGGACAGTTAAAGGATATGTAAAAGTTTTATTCcgcgaataggtaggtacatttccgGTTTCTACGAGACACACCAAAATGAAgctcttaaaaataataataatttattattaattaaaaaatagagCTTGTAATCTATGGCATCATCTACTTTGGTCTTGGTAACACCTCGACAAAAGCAAAACAGCTGATCTGTTTGGCGGAAGTGTTATGTGTAAACGTTGTTTCCttccgaaaaaaaaatatctttcaaGCAATCTCTCAATTCGCTAACTTcaatacaggtaggtaccttacctaCTTTGTGATAAGTATTTTGTATTTCGACCGAAAGATTAAACCTTAGACCAGACCAAAgacttttaagtaagtatattacttCAGACCTTTATCGGCACTGCAAAGTAACAGACAAGGCGTCTTTAACCGAACAAAAAATATGAATCAAATCAAGTTTATCAAGTCAGGCTAACATAGTTTGACCCCTCGCTTTCTACCACTTCTTGCAACTAATTTGATCGTTGCAGAAAGACCGGATCTGGGTATAGTGGTTTTGAGTGGGAAATTAAGAGAGGAAACCTTGGCCCAAAAGCATTGGGTGTGGTCGAAGTTCGAGCCGTTAATGCGTGTAACACGTCTTGATAAGAATGCATGTTTGATTGATAGCGTTCGATCTTATGAAATGTTGCCAATTATTGACATTGTTGGAAATTGGATGTAGGCACTGATATTTACCTAACAGTTTCTGAATTGCATAATTGAACAGGCGATAACTTTAGCATCTCATACGATTAAATATTAGAATTAATTTGTTTGGCTCTATCTATCAGAAGAACACTGCGATTTGTTTCTCTTTATGACAACTATTTTAGATCCtattagtaatataatattatgaagatatTAAGGCAACAAGGCAAGGATTGGAGTCAAACGTTAGACATGGGTAGGTACATGGTACCTAGGTATGTTTAGCATATAGGTAGGATAGATATTCGTACTTAACTGTAATTTAATTGAAGACCTGCATATCTAATTAGCTTATCTGTGATCGTTACAAGAGTAAACTGTATCGTTACATCTACTTACTGCAAAAGTTCGGTGAATTTCGGCCGTGAATAAAAAAGTTTCGATACCTTCGTAGGCGCTTATATGGAAAGCAATGCAGTTGGACTACTAACATTTACCTTCATATGatcaaataattaaattaaaacagatTCTGATTTACTTTTCTTAACCTTTACATCATTGCCAATTTTAAGACTTGACCAAgttaattcaaatatttttttagtaaaagtaataGACACCGTATGCACcagtttttggggttccgtacgtcaaaaggaaaaacggagcccttataggatcactttgttgtctgtctgtctgtctgtctggcagGTAGGTATTCTTATAGTAAaggataaatccgaaaaccgtgaacttgtaattacatcattaaaaaaattaaaatgtgtttcaatttccaaagtaagacaattaaatcaagtggggtatcatattaaaggACTTTACCTCTACATcctaacagatttttatttacttttatgcataatagtttttgatttatcgtggaaaatgtcgaaaaagatacccgagtatggaactctcggtgcgcgagtctgactcacacttggccggtttttacacATAAACATCTACAaattggtaagtaggtaggtaagtctagCATTTTGTTTCGGAAATTTTGTCAGcggaatacctacctaattaaatcAGAGACGTGTTACATAATCATTAGTGTAGTAACAACGATATTAGATCGGTTTCTAGACAAAATGAGTAAGTATAATCTACCAATGTACCAATTAGGTACATTGGTAGATTATTTATTGGTGGATTTGTAGATTGGTAGATTATTGATTGGTACATTGGTAGACACTTGTCAGacaagtgtctgctgtttgcctTTGCTCCACTAAAACTGTCCGTGAAAAATTAACCGGTTTTAATCAGAAGAAATTTTAAGCTAATTGTTTCCAAATCCAATACGAGAATGCTATAGCGGATGCATATAAGTCGGTAACGTTGACCCAAGTTTGTAACTCGGTGCAATTATCGAAACTGTGTAAAAAAGGACTCTTCTAGTAGGACTATTCTTTTAataggactctctccgtcactcgcttcatacaatcgtagatccaatttcatttgaatattaagcaaccaaagtccgtgaaattttgcagacatattctagaaactaatatctgtggtgttttagatttttctaaaaaatatgtagttttaaaattacaggggctcaaagatttgtatgtaaatttttaagaccgcgtaactttgaaaccgaatattttaacagaaatctggaaaaccacagacatagatattagtttctagaatatgtctgcaaaatttcatggactttggttgcttaatattcaaatgaaattggaactacggttgtatgaaacgagtgacggagagagccctgttaatggttcaataataatcattagacAACAGCTGATAGGTAGGACCTGTTTTGCATGTCAATTGACGCCATATATTGGatacttatatttaataattatgtatgtatgtaaattgtTTCTTgcgaataaataaatcatttcatttcgaTGGGTTTACTTTCTAAAGTAAACCCATCTTCTAAGTCCGAATTAGGCCTTctcgtttcctccgtgccttgCAGTGCACAATAAGGCAGAGAGAGGATTTCTACTATCCAGGCACATTGAAGGAATCTCCAGTTAGGGTTTTCAGATAGGCCACAGAAAAGTTATCGGCTCATCTCTACCATTGTGGGACTTTCTAAGCAGTAAGTAAGACTTTTTACagtttttaggcttccgtagctcaaaaggaaaaacggaaccctcttttatcactttgttgtctctccgtccgtccgtctgtcgtgtctgtcaagaaaacctataggatacttcccgttgacctagaatcatgaaatttggcaaataaagaagtcttatagcacaagtacaggaataaatccgaaaaccatgaatttgtggtaacatcattaaaaaaaaattaaaatgtattaaaactTTCAAAGTTAGTTAactatataccaagtggggtattatatgaaagggtttaaccttaacattctaaaacagattttatttatttttatgcgtttttgatttatcgtgcaagtAGTAGTTTTTGTATTAGAAAGTAAAAATGACTTTATTCGTCAAAATTAGTCAGTTGCAGTTATGGGACGGTTGGAAAATCAGCCCTAACccttatttttaaaagattccgacgaattgagaacctcctcctttttttcaagtcggttaaaaacacaaCACAACACGATCTTCCCCGTGCTAATGCAAATGGCTAAAATCAAAATAGGTGCTCAAAGTATCCAAATAGATGCCTTGAGTCACCTATTTTGATCCCAACGCTTCGCGGCATGGCTTCATTCTATTCTGATGGCCTTAGTACATACAGACTACAGACCTACATAAATGCCTACATAGCTTAGATGTATACAAATGGCATTCTtg
This genomic interval carries:
- the LOC123874477 gene encoding cuticle protein 18.6-like → MAAKFLVLCGLVAVASAGLVPVGQVAYAQPEAPANYEFQYSVQDGHTGDVKQQQEARAGDAVHGSYSLVQPDGVQRIVDYTADAVHGFNANVRYEGHPVAAPAPARLAYAAPAARVAYSSPVSYAAPVARVAYSSPVSYAAPVARVAYAAPVARFLVLCGLVAVASAGLVPVGQVAYAQPEAPANYEFQYSVQDGHTGDVKQQQEARAGDAVHGSYSLVQPDGVQRIVDYTADAVHGFNANVRYEGHPVAAPAPARLAYAAPAARVAYSSPVSYAAPVARVAYSSPVSYAAPVARVAYAAPVARVAYSSAPALGHVSYSSPVISYSH